The stretch of DNA TTTAAAATTTTAGAATAAACAACCTAATCAAAAACCTAATGAAGTGCTAATGAAGATTAGGTGAATTCTTACTGAGTTGCCCGTTATTGTTAATGCAGTTACCAAACAGAGGAACAATCAAGAGTTTAGCTAACTGCAATCGTTCTCTAGTTTGGCAACAAAAATCTGAAACCCAAAATTAGTTTCACATCCTCTTAATTACTTTAACTAAAGGAGAAAAACCATGTCAAATAGCGATATTATCCGTGCATGGAAAGACGAAGACTATTCTAGCAGCCTAAGTGAAGAGCAACGTTCCCAGTTACCTGACAACCCAATCGGTATTGTTGAGTTATCTGATGAAGATATGGAAATTGTTGCAGGTGGTGCTGTGAATATTAATTCATTTGGTGCCTGTAATCTCAATTCCCAAGCTGCTATTGTCTGTCTCAGTGCATCAGGATTTGGTGCAACTTGCTAATTGTTCAATCATGAATAACCACACTTAAAAAAATTAGGTGAGTTAATTACAGTCAATTTCAGTTAAGTAACGTCAGTTCGGGTTAAGAACATTTTGGCATCGATTCTACAAAAGAATTGCACTTTCAGCCAACCAGAACATTAAGATTCTAGCTTATCCCGAACTCAGGTTAGATAATCAACTACCAAGCGAAAAGACTGCTGTAACTCACCTGATCAATAAGTCTGGGTTTAGTAACAATTCAATTGGACTTAGTATTTATTAATTTTAGGTTTTTTAGGTCAATTTAAAAGTATTAAAAAAGATCGTCTATGGATATTATTCGTGCGTGGAAAGATGAAGATTATTACAGCAATCTCAATCAAGAAGAACTAAGACTATTACCTGAAAACCCAGCAGGAATTATTGAACTATCTGATGAACAGATGGAAGGCGTTAGCGGTGGTGGTTTGCAAGATAATAGCTTTGCTGCTTGTAATATAAACGTCAACTTCAACTTTAATATCAGTGTTGGTGAAAAAGCAACTTGCAACATTAATTCTAATAATGCTTCCGTTTGCATCAGTAACATTGGCGGTTCCTGTTAATTAAATAATTATTTTTATTAAATGAATCAACTAAATTTTCAAACTTCTGCTTGGTATCATGCCATGACGTTGAGTGAAAGAGTCACCTCTGTCAAAACAAATCGGAAGCACAAGTCAAACTTAGAAATTAACTCTGAATTGGCTCAACGACGGATGCAGCGTTGGCGTTCTCAAGCTCCATTTAATCAAGATGATTCTCTGTTTTTTCAACGTCTGGAACTAGATGGTATTAGTGAGGAAGAATTTTTTTTCCTTCTCGGTGAACCAATTGAATCTGTACAGAAGGGTTGTCCCGATCC from Stanieria cyanosphaera PCC 7437 encodes:
- a CDS encoding mersacidin/lichenicidin family type 2 lantibiotic; this translates as MSNSDIIRAWKDEDYSSSLSEEQRSQLPDNPIGIVELSDEDMEIVAGGAVNINSFGACNLNSQAAIVCLSASGFGATC
- a CDS encoding mersacidin/lichenicidin family type 2 lantibiotic, with the protein product MDIIRAWKDEDYYSNLNQEELRLLPENPAGIIELSDEQMEGVSGGGLQDNSFAACNINVNFNFNISVGEKATCNINSNNASVCISNIGGSC